The Pediococcus inopinatus region CCTTTATCCACTAATTCTAAGTAGTTTTTAATATCTTTCAAAGACATACCTGTTTGCTTAAGCCGATAAACTGTATTTAGTGTCACAATATCCTCTTTACTAAATTCGCGAACACCATTCTCATTTCGCTTTACAAAGGACAACAAACCAATTTTCTCATAGTATCTTAGCGTGTAGATACTAATCTCCATAATATCGCTAACATCACGAATACTATACATAATTACACCCTCAATTCCTCAAAAAGCGCAGTAATTTGTTTAAAGACATTTCCTAGTTAAACACAACTAACAGTATCAATCTTTTATAATTCAAATAAAAGAATTATCAAAGATTTTATTGTACATCATATTATAACAAACCAAACCAGACGTAAAGTCTAAAAATAATACTTGATCATATGAGCATGTCAAATTTTTATGTGTAAATGATAGAGCCCTCAATCTTCTTGGCAATTTTTTTTGCCGCAACCTTAGTATCACCTGATAACAAGGAGCAAATGATCATTTTTTTATTATTCATGCCATCATAACCCATTTTTCATCTTGAACTACTCGTGGGATCACCAACTCGTTCATAATATCGTGAAGTATAACAGAAACATTTAAAGTCTCAGCAACCTTTTTTACTATTCATATATACTATCTCCTACACTATAACTTTATTTGACTGAAAATAATCAATTGAAACCATCAAACTCGCTGAGCAGCCAGAATGCAATTCCACCCACGATAACCGCCACAATTACGATGCCACCTAAAAACAAATTGAATATTAGCCCTAACCCACCACCAAACAATAATACTAAAAAAATAATAGGATGACGAAGGCAAAATTTAATAAATCCAACGATTAATTTAAAGAACAGCACAGCGAAAATAATTAAACCAATTACGACAGCTAGTCTGGTATTAGTACTCAAGCCTGTAGCTAACATGATAAATTTCATCGAAAACTTCCTCTCTTTTATGCCTAACTTGATGTTCCCGAGGTTAGATCTTAGTAACCCAGACCATTTAACCAACTATTAACATCACTTCTAGCATCTGCTGCATCGCTGCCTGAAACTGAAAAACCTTTCAATACTTTAGCGCGAGTGTATTGCTTTTTCAATGTTTCTGTTGTATTCCCTAGACCAGACCCTTCATGCGTGGTAAATGGCACAACATTTTTATTATTCAAGTTAACGCCATCTAGAAAAGTACGGACAACCATTGGATATTCACTCCACCAGATTGGCGAACCAATAAAAATGGTATCGTACTTGCTAACATCTGGTAGCTTATTCTTTATTTTTGGTCGGGCATTATCTTCTTGTTCTTTTTGGGCAACCTCAGTCGTTTTCTTATAACTTTTTGGATACTCCTTAGCTGGCACTATCTCATATTCGTCACCTTTGGTTTTGGTTTGAATAAAATCGGCAATTCGTTTTGTATTACCAACTTTTAAGTTTCCACCGTAAACACCGTCTTTACGCGAAAAATAAACAATTAATGTTTTACCATTCTTTTTAGCTACTTTACCTTTCGAACTACTTGATTGTGTTTTTTTATTACCCGAAGTTGCTGCCGACTGATCATTTTGATTTGTTGACCGACTTTGGCGTTGGTTATAAACATTATATCCAATCAGTACACCAACTATCGCCACCACTGCAACGATAAAGATCGTAATTCTCGTTTTCATAATTTGTACTCTCCTTTTTATATTTATCATCATTGATAAGAAACATTGTTCTATTTAGTTTCAAAAAGTTGTGAAAATGCATTATAAGCTTGATTTGCCGCCGAATCTATATCGTGACCACCACCACTATCGATGTGATAAATTAGATTCTCCTTAGTAAACTGCTGTGGATGTTGTCGCATTTGCTTAATCTGTGGAGCCATTGAACTGCTTGTGCCATCCGTACCACCAACAGAGGCCAGAATCAAGAAATCATTTGCTTGATAGTCACTATTTTGAACGTGTTTAGCCAGCTTTATTGCAGTTTTTTTTGGTTCTGTTCCCCCACCATTTGCTTCCACCGTCCAACTGTCTCCAGCCATTGGAACATAATATTTAAAAAGGTTCAGATCGTGTTCAAAAACGTACCAGGTCGTAATGGCCCCCATCGAGAATCCACCAAACGCACGATGGTCACGTGAATCTACAAAACCTTTTTTATCTGCAGTTCGCGCATAAGTCCGATAACGCTTCTCAACCGCCGGCATTAAATCGTTGGGCAACTCATTGCGTGCAAATGCTAGATTCAATGGATCATCTTCCACATAATCACTAGTCTTAAAACTATTATTTGGATAATAACTAGGGGTAACGACAATTGTCGGCTTCATTTCTTTTGCGGCAATTTCGTGGTCCAGTAACATTTTAAAAGCACTGCCAGAATTTGTTCCAGCACCACCAAGAAAACTGGCTTCACTCATCATGGCCCCATGTAATAAATATAAAATGTTATAACGCTGAGAATCGTTTGGATTATACCCAACCGGTAAATAAACCAAAGCCTTTTTTTGATATCTTTTATTCTGGTAAGTTGTTTGATAAGTAATTCTCTCAACTTTACCTCGTTGTGCGTCTAAAGCACGTTTCCGATAACTAGCAGGTATTTTTGCCATCTGCTTCCTCCGCTTCTTTTTTGAGCTGTTAACAGTAACCTTCCGATTACTTTGGTCTGTAACAGATTGATTTGTATAAACCAAATACATACTAATTATTCCCAAGCTTATTATTAGCCCTAAAGCAATTAAAATAACTTTTTTCTTCACTAGTCTCACCTCATTTACGCTTGATTCTTGCTTAGCATAAACTATGGAGTCCAGACCAAGGCAAGTCTTTTTTTAAAAAAACTTGCCTTGGTGTGCACACCATGCTGTATATTACAGTTATCAACAAGAATGGAGGAGTATCCATGCTAAAAAATCATCCAGTATCCCTATATATAACTTGGTTAGTTATTATTTTGATCGTCCCATTACCATTAGTTATTCTGTTGAACACCGGTTTATCCGACTCAATTCAACATCTAATAATCTATGACGCCGGAATTGTCGCCTATGTCTGGTGGTTAAGCATTGTCTTATTATCGACACGGCCACAATGGTTAGAATGGCGGATTGGGTTACCTGCTATGTATTTTGTTCACGGTCTACTTGGTGTTTTGGCATTAGGTTTGGCAACTTATCACGTTTTAAATGCTTTTTCAATGGATCAACTTATCAAAAATACCGGTCATTTTGCTTGGTACCTCGCAATTTTTGGGGTTCTTTATGCTAGCTTTTTCCTGTCAGGCTGGCTGGTAGATCGATTTCCAATTGCTGCTTCACTTAAGCGAAAATTGCAATTTATTTTCAAACATCAACTTTCTTTATGGATTCATCGCCTGAATTTTGTGGTTATCGGCTTAATCTGGTTACACGTTCACTTAATTGGTCGGGTCAGTCAAATTACTGATTTTATAATTTTATTTGATGTCTACACTATTGTTAGTCTCGGCTTATATGCTTGGAAAAAATTTGTTGCCAGCTCTGCTGAACGTCTGAATGGACAATTAATTGATAACACCGAATTAAATCAACATGTTCGGCAGGTGAAAATTAAATTAGGTCGTAAAGCCCCTAAGTATCAGGCTGGGGATTTTTACTTCTTATCATTTCAACATGTTACCGGCTTAACTAATGAATCACATCCGTTCTCTGTCACCACTGCCCCAATAAGTTCACCAAACATAATCACTTTTACCATTCAAAATACTGGTGATTTTACCAGCCAGCTATCCAGCATCCCTACTGGTAGCGATGTCAAATTGGAAGGTCCATTTGGACGTTTTGCACCTTTAATTGAAAATGCCAACCCAAAAATTCCTTTAATTTTGATCGGTATGGGAACCGGAATTGCCCCTCTTTTGAGCCTGACACAGCAATATGCAAGTAGTCGAAAAATTCATGTGCTCTGGAGTGTTCATGAAGCTTCTGATTTTTATTATCAACAAGCATTTGATTCCCTAGAATCTCTAATTACTTTTGACCAACATATCACTAGATTTACCACCCTTGACTACCAAAATAAATTAACTGAGCAAGAATTAACGTCCGCCTTATTTTTCATCGTCGGTCCTGCCAATGGTGTTTTAAGTACCGAAAAAGTTCTCCGACACTTGGGGGTTAGCGCAAACCAATTAATCGATGAACGGTTAACAATGTGACGCCTTTTTGTAGTAATTTAAAAATCATTTGTTGCTACCGTTGGATCCTTTAAGGGTTAGCAAAAAAACAGGATTAAAATCTCATTTCCGAGATTTTTAATCCTGTTTTTATTTAAAGAATACTATCTGAAACCTTGTTACCCAATCCTGATTTCTCATAAAATTCTATTCTTTAACAATCAATAGTGATTTAATTGCTTTTCGCTGATCCATAGCATCATAAGCCTTTTGAACATCGTCAAGCTTAAACTGTTGGGTAAAGACTTTGCCAGGATTAATTTTGCCATCTAAAACAGCTTTTAATAATGTCCCCTTATCATAAGTTGTCACAGATGCAATTCCACCGCGAAGACCAATATTCTTCCAGAATAAATTATTCGTATTCATGGTCTCTTTTTGAGGTACGCCAACCCGGCCAACAACGGCACCAGGCCGACCAACTTTAACCGCAGTATCAACAGATTGTTCGGTTCCAACACATTCAAGAACCGCGTCTGCCCCATCACCTGTGAGCGCCATAACTTTGGCAACAGCTTCATCACCACGTTCCGCGATAATGTCTGTCGCTCCAAATTCACGAGCTAATTTTTGGCGATCTTCATG contains the following coding sequences:
- a CDS encoding MerR family transcriptional regulator; the protein is MYSIRDVSDIMEISIYTLRYYEKIGLLSFVKRNENGVREFSKEDIVTLNTVYRLKQTGMSLKDIKNYLELVDKGIESISERKEMFREQKIKVQQQIIDLQNALKTINGKLHYYEEASK
- a CDS encoding flavodoxin, with protein sequence MKTRITIFIVAVVAIVGVLIGYNVYNQRQSRSTNQNDQSAATSGNKKTQSSSSKGKVAKKNGKTLIVYFSRKDGVYGGNLKVGNTKRIADFIQTKTKGDEYEIVPAKEYPKSYKKTTEVAQKEQEDNARPKIKNKLPDVSKYDTIFIGSPIWWSEYPMVVRTFLDGVNLNNKNVVPFTTHEGSGLGNTTETLKKQYTRAKVLKGFSVSGSDAADARSDVNSWLNGLGY
- a CDS encoding alpha/beta hydrolase, encoding MAKIPASYRKRALDAQRGKVERITYQTTYQNKRYQKKALVYLPVGYNPNDSQRYNILYLLHGAMMSEASFLGGAGTNSGSAFKMLLDHEIAAKEMKPTIVVTPSYYPNNSFKTSDYVEDDPLNLAFARNELPNDLMPAVEKRYRTYARTADKKGFVDSRDHRAFGGFSMGAITTWYVFEHDLNLFKYYVPMAGDSWTVEANGGGTEPKKTAIKLAKHVQNSDYQANDFLILASVGGTDGTSSSMAPQIKQMRQHPQQFTKENLIYHIDSGGGHDIDSAANQAYNAFSQLFETK
- a CDS encoding FAD-binding oxidoreductase gives rise to the protein MLKNHPVSLYITWLVIILIVPLPLVILLNTGLSDSIQHLIIYDAGIVAYVWWLSIVLLSTRPQWLEWRIGLPAMYFVHGLLGVLALGLATYHVLNAFSMDQLIKNTGHFAWYLAIFGVLYASFFLSGWLVDRFPIAASLKRKLQFIFKHQLSLWIHRLNFVVIGLIWLHVHLIGRVSQITDFIILFDVYTIVSLGLYAWKKFVASSAERLNGQLIDNTELNQHVRQVKIKLGRKAPKYQAGDFYFLSFQHVTGLTNESHPFSVTTAPISSPNIITFTIQNTGDFTSQLSSIPTGSDVKLEGPFGRFAPLIENANPKIPLILIGMGTGIAPLLSLTQQYASSRKIHVLWSVHEASDFYYQQAFDSLESLITFDQHITRFTTLDYQNKLTEQELTSALFFIVGPANGVLSTEKVLRHLGVSANQLIDERLTM